The following proteins are encoded in a genomic region of Candidatus Zixiibacteriota bacterium:
- a CDS encoding CxxxxCH/CxxCH domain-containing protein, which produces MTDMVFHRSLRTGHYRKNVAWVLGLWLMVCITLLCGCSDQKTTSTLPGTHPGAWMDKSSSDFHGRVVTAGSSESCRECHGADFDGGEVQVSCIDCHIEKGACVTCHGGRDNATGAPPTGLHGEIYDTTIAVGAHTEHLTASDIATAVSCDACHLVPVVASDSGHLGIDSIAEIIWHGISDAGTAVWDRESRTCRNTYCHGDFSGGNAGNAPLWTATGQAECGSCHDDGANPQRLGWKHAFHVGTVGLGCVECHATVIDTALQITNLNLHVNGVVDTLTRDTTVCNVCHGAGVDACTACHGGVDNATGAPPTGLEGESATTDLAVGAHTAHLEDGEIAAAFECGSCHNVPTNVQDLGHLGADSVAEINFGGIAGGQSVWGRAAATCEQTYCHGSFSGGDPSNAPVWTSGGQADCGSCHDVGVDPGKIGGIHEFHITSAGFTCGDCHARVADRLGNIIDITLHVNGEVDLLTLDHDACNVCHEQGTAHCTDCHGGDDNQTGAPPSGIEGETATTDLAVGAHTAHVESSTLAGAIECDECHVTPAAAVDPDHFGIDSVAEITWGATAGDQSIWDRVNATCEQTYCHGNFNGGIVGNVPVWTSSDPASCGSCHDVGAQPSDLRWKHQFHVEVASLKCGDCHASVVDTLLNITDPSLHVNGIIDTLTRDVVVCSSCHGGGSGTCTLCHGGADNQTGAPPLGISGETATSQLAVGAHTIHLDGGPMAVGFSCTECHVTPLAWDDPEHFGPDGIAEVTFGPLAGPNATWSRDDSSCADTYCHGDFPGGNNSQSPPWTESGIDLCGSCHDFGAHPARLSGRHEKHVVDKDVECYQCHSTTVDASLNLVEKWVHVDGENTISFSSGQGVWANGECTNTGCHGRESW; this is translated from the coding sequence ATGACTGATATGGTTTTCCATCGTTCGCTCAGAACCGGCCACTACCGCAAGAATGTAGCCTGGGTACTTGGCCTTTGGCTGATGGTGTGCATCACACTTTTGTGCGGTTGCAGTGATCAAAAAACCACGTCTACACTGCCCGGCACCCATCCCGGTGCCTGGATGGACAAGAGTTCGTCTGACTTTCACGGTCGCGTAGTGACAGCCGGCAGTTCAGAGAGTTGTCGAGAATGTCATGGTGCCGACTTTGACGGTGGCGAGGTGCAGGTGTCGTGCATCGATTGTCATATCGAGAAAGGTGCCTGCGTTACCTGTCACGGAGGCCGAGACAACGCTACCGGGGCGCCACCGACGGGTCTGCACGGGGAGATATACGACACAACGATTGCCGTCGGCGCCCACACCGAGCACCTGACGGCGTCGGATATTGCGACCGCCGTGAGTTGTGACGCCTGCCACCTGGTGCCGGTGGTGGCATCCGACAGTGGACATCTCGGGATTGACTCGATCGCCGAAATAATCTGGCACGGCATCAGCGATGCCGGGACGGCCGTGTGGGACCGTGAGAGCCGGACCTGCCGGAACACCTATTGCCATGGTGATTTTTCAGGCGGCAACGCCGGCAACGCGCCGCTATGGACAGCTACCGGACAGGCCGAGTGTGGAAGTTGCCACGATGACGGCGCGAATCCGCAGCGCCTCGGTTGGAAACACGCTTTTCATGTCGGAACGGTTGGGCTTGGTTGCGTTGAGTGTCATGCCACCGTAATTGATACCGCGCTACAGATCACGAATCTAAATCTGCATGTCAACGGAGTCGTCGATACGCTGACAAGGGACACCACCGTTTGCAATGTTTGCCATGGTGCCGGTGTTGATGCGTGTACCGCCTGTCATGGAGGTGTTGATAATGCCACCGGCGCGCCGCCCACCGGACTTGAAGGAGAGAGTGCGACAACCGACCTGGCCGTGGGTGCGCACACCGCGCATCTCGAAGACGGTGAGATTGCGGCGGCATTCGAGTGTGGAAGCTGCCATAACGTTCCGACCAACGTTCAGGATTTGGGCCATCTCGGTGCTGATTCGGTGGCCGAGATCAATTTCGGCGGAATCGCCGGCGGGCAATCGGTGTGGGGTCGGGCTGCGGCCACCTGCGAGCAAACGTACTGCCATGGTAGTTTCTCAGGCGGTGACCCTTCCAACGCTCCCGTCTGGACGTCCGGTGGTCAGGCCGACTGCGGTTCATGTCATGACGTCGGCGTCGATCCAGGGAAGATCGGCGGTATCCATGAGTTTCATATTACATCAGCCGGTTTCACCTGCGGTGATTGCCATGCCCGCGTGGCCGACAGACTGGGCAACATTATCGATATTACTCTGCACGTCAACGGGGAGGTCGACCTGCTGACACTCGATCACGACGCCTGCAACGTATGCCACGAACAGGGCACCGCCCATTGCACAGATTGCCACGGCGGCGACGACAACCAAACCGGCGCGCCACCTTCGGGTATCGAGGGGGAAACGGCCACGACCGATCTTGCAGTGGGGGCGCATACCGCGCACGTCGAGAGCAGCACGCTGGCCGGTGCCATCGAATGCGATGAGTGTCATGTGACACCGGCCGCGGCGGTCGATCCGGATCATTTTGGAATCGACTCGGTGGCCGAGATCACTTGGGGCGCCACGGCCGGTGATCAGTCGATATGGGACCGGGTAAATGCGACCTGTGAGCAGACCTATTGTCATGGCAACTTCAACGGCGGTATTGTTGGCAATGTGCCTGTCTGGACATCGTCCGACCCGGCCTCCTGCGGTTCGTGCCACGATGTCGGTGCGCAACCTTCCGACTTGCGCTGGAAACACCAGTTCCATGTCGAGGTTGCTTCGCTAAAATGCGGCGATTGCCATGCATCCGTCGTGGACACACTGCTGAATATCACCGATCCATCTCTGCATGTGAACGGTATCATCGATACCTTGACGCGAGACGTGGTAGTCTGTAGTAGTTGCCACGGTGGTGGTTCCGGTACTTGCACTTTGTGCCACGGCGGCGCTGATAACCAAACGGGCGCTCCGCCGTTGGGCATAAGTGGCGAAACAGCAACCTCTCAATTGGCCGTCGGTGCCCACACGATTCATTTGGATGGTGGTCCTATGGCTGTTGGATTTAGTTGTACCGAGTGTCATGTCACGCCGCTTGCATGGGACGATCCCGAGCATTTCGGACCGGACGGCATCGCCGAGGTTACTTTCGGACCTCTCGCCGGGCCGAACGCTACGTGGAGCCGCGACGATTCAAGCTGCGCCGACACTTACTGCCATGGAGATTTCCCGGGCGGCAACAACAGCCAGTCTCCTCCCTGGACCGAGTCCGGCATAGACCTATGCGGCAGTTGTCATGACTTCGGAGCCCATCCGGCACGTTTATCCGGACGACACGAAAAGCACGTTGTGGACAAGGATGTCGAATGTTACCAGTGTCACTCGACCACAGTAGATGCCTCTCTCAACCTCGTTGAAAAATGGGTGCATGTCGATGGTGAGAATACGATCAGCTTTTCATCCGGTCAGGGCGTCTGGGCCAACGGTGAGTGCACCAACACCGGATGTCACGGCAGAGAAAGCTGGTAG